The following coding sequences lie in one Jatrophihabitans sp. genomic window:
- a CDS encoding condensation domain-containing protein has translation MFVQPVQSRVAVPFSATVSGAAPLTWGQKAILQDMRENVFTLNASGAHALGDGATVESVAAQLGQLISRHPALRVRLATDPQGEVCQEVAGSGEAAVEVMDFADDDEPAEVAKYTDQLWYDWLMTRFDHYRDWPVRMGVIRHRGVALYRVVAFNHLVVDGTAIKFLMSELRMDGSAELTRDGALQIMELAEREQTPQARKVSDRAMRYWETHLRDIPSLTFGEPTHPEGRLGKRFWHARFGSPAAYLAVLAIAQRSGMDTSRVLFGIIATAIGRATGLGTVTAKVISSNRFRPGLGEVIAPLSQNSLVTVDLTDATVDEVIARGRRALLTGGMHAYYDPDQLNELMARLDSERGYQAQVSCRINDRRMTTRSATDDQARAAQVTPEQIQAKLPERFISWDGTLDHLHEQAFITVEDIPDTVFLQLIFDMACFTEAQIETFMRSVEEVAVAAAFDPTAPAGVSSAAALEGDDHAVDGDLAAPQAYSDSVTDDLDLGLEVGKS, from the coding sequence ATGTTCGTGCAGCCGGTCCAGAGCCGCGTCGCGGTTCCGTTCTCCGCGACGGTGTCGGGCGCCGCGCCGCTGACCTGGGGGCAGAAGGCGATCCTGCAGGACATGCGGGAGAACGTCTTCACCCTCAACGCCAGCGGCGCGCACGCGCTGGGAGACGGCGCCACCGTCGAAAGCGTGGCGGCGCAGCTGGGCCAGCTCATCAGCCGGCACCCGGCGCTGCGCGTCCGGCTGGCGACAGACCCGCAGGGCGAGGTCTGCCAAGAGGTGGCCGGCTCCGGCGAGGCCGCCGTCGAGGTGATGGACTTCGCCGACGACGACGAGCCTGCCGAGGTCGCCAAGTACACCGATCAGCTTTGGTACGACTGGTTGATGACGCGCTTTGACCACTACCGCGACTGGCCGGTCCGGATGGGGGTCATCAGGCATCGAGGCGTGGCGCTGTACCGGGTGGTGGCGTTCAACCACCTGGTCGTCGACGGCACCGCGATCAAGTTCCTGATGTCCGAGCTCAGGATGGACGGCTCGGCCGAGCTCACCCGCGACGGCGCCTTGCAGATCATGGAGCTGGCCGAGCGGGAGCAGACGCCGCAGGCGCGCAAGGTCAGCGATCGTGCCATGCGCTACTGGGAAACGCATCTGCGCGACATCCCGTCACTGACCTTCGGCGAGCCGACTCATCCAGAGGGCAGGCTGGGCAAGCGCTTCTGGCATGCCCGGTTCGGCTCGCCGGCCGCCTATCTGGCGGTGCTGGCGATCGCCCAGCGCTCCGGAATGGACACCTCCCGGGTGCTGTTCGGCATCATCGCCACCGCGATCGGGCGGGCCACCGGCCTCGGCACTGTGACCGCCAAGGTCATCTCGAGCAACCGATTCCGGCCTGGCCTGGGTGAGGTCATCGCCCCGCTCAGCCAGAACTCCCTGGTCACCGTCGACCTCACCGACGCCACGGTGGACGAGGTGATCGCGCGCGGCCGGCGGGCGCTGCTCACCGGCGGCATGCACGCCTACTACGACCCCGACCAGCTCAACGAGCTGATGGCGCGCCTGGACTCCGAGCGCGGCTATCAGGCGCAGGTGAGCTGCCGGATCAACGACCGGCGGATGACCACCCGGAGCGCGACGGATGACCAGGCGCGCGCCGCCCAGGTCACCCCGGAGCAGATCCAGGCCAAGCTGCCGGAGAGGTTCATCTCCTGGGACGGGACGTTGGACCACCTGCACGAGCAGGCGTTCATCACCGTGGAGGACATCCCGGACACCGTCTTCCTGCAGCTGATCTTCGACATGGCCTGTTTCACCGAGGCCCAGATCGAGACGTTCATGCGCAGCGTGGAGGAGGTGGCGGTGGCGGCGGCGTTCGACCCGACGGCGCCGGCCGGCGTCTCCAGCGCCGCCGCCCTCGAAGGCGATGACCACGCTGTTGACGGTGACCTCGCGGCGCCGCAGGCTTACTCCGATTCCGTGACCGACGATCTCGACCTAGGCCTTGAAGTGGGTAAATCCTGA
- a CDS encoding beta-ketoacyl-[acyl-carrier-protein] synthase family protein: protein MARSMAVTGIGLVSPVGTSAAEVFDATCEGRSGAVRPPADHPLHGLLDVAAFSPAIEATSVLPATEARFVDRSIVMALRAAEAALADAGIEVGRDVAPDRIAVVVSGVGGLALLEEQVIQYASKGRLGVSPYLMPGVLPNMGAARIAIKFGIQGFTSSVGTACAAGAQSVGEAMRILRADEADIVLCGCSEAPLFPTFAAAFGNARALAHGWADPVDASRPFDRRRNGLVLGEGAGVLVLERPEHARARGADRYADVLGWAATNDAYHPTTPRPDGSAAAQCMSKALRDAGLAPGDIGYLNAHGTSTKAGDAAELRAIRAVYGDSTPPVSSTKGVTGHMLGASGVIEAAISVLALQRGLLPPTHNLEDPDSDGDIDHIRKAPRPAGAQAVLTNSFGFGGHNVSLVLADPGTKATP from the coding sequence GTGGCCAGAAGCATGGCGGTCACCGGAATCGGGCTGGTCAGCCCGGTGGGGACCTCGGCCGCCGAGGTGTTCGACGCGACGTGTGAGGGCCGCTCCGGCGCCGTCCGGCCGCCGGCGGACCACCCGCTGCACGGCCTGCTCGACGTCGCCGCCTTCAGCCCCGCGATCGAGGCGACCAGCGTGCTGCCGGCGACCGAGGCCCGTTTCGTCGACCGCTCGATCGTGATGGCGTTGCGGGCGGCCGAAGCCGCGCTGGCCGACGCCGGCATCGAGGTCGGCCGTGATGTCGCCCCCGACCGGATCGCCGTCGTCGTCTCCGGCGTGGGCGGCCTGGCGCTGCTGGAGGAACAGGTCATCCAGTACGCCAGCAAGGGCAGGTTGGGCGTCAGCCCCTACCTGATGCCCGGCGTGCTGCCCAACATGGGCGCTGCCCGAATCGCCATCAAGTTCGGCATCCAGGGCTTCACCTCCTCGGTCGGCACGGCGTGCGCGGCCGGCGCCCAGTCAGTCGGGGAGGCCATGCGCATCCTGCGTGCCGACGAAGCCGACATCGTGCTGTGCGGTTGCAGCGAGGCGCCGCTGTTCCCGACGTTCGCCGCCGCGTTCGGCAACGCCCGGGCGCTGGCTCACGGCTGGGCCGATCCGGTGGACGCCAGCCGCCCCTTCGACCGGCGGCGCAACGGCCTGGTGCTCGGCGAGGGCGCCGGCGTGCTGGTGCTCGAGCGCCCTGAGCACGCCCGGGCGCGCGGCGCCGATCGGTACGCCGACGTGCTGGGCTGGGCCGCCACGAACGACGCATACCACCCCACAACCCCTCGCCCGGACGGCTCGGCCGCGGCGCAGTGCATGAGCAAGGCGCTGCGCGACGCCGGCCTGGCACCCGGCGACATCGGTTACCTCAACGCCCATGGCACCAGCACGAAGGCCGGTGACGCCGCCGAGTTGCGGGCGATCCGCGCGGTCTACGGCGACAGCACGCCGCCGGTGAGCTCGACCAAGGGCGTGACCGGGCACATGCTCGGCGCCTCCGGGGTGATCGAGGCCGCGATCAGCGTCCTGGCGCTGCAGCGCGGGCTGCTGCCGCCGACCCACAACCTGGAAGACCCCGATTCCGACGGCGATATCGACCACATCCGCAAGGCCCCGCGACCGGCCGGCGCGCAGGCGGTGCTGACCAACTCCTTCGGCTTCGGAGGTCACAACGTCAGCCTGGTGCTGGCCGACCCCGGCACGAAGGCAACGCCCTGA
- a CDS encoding transketolase C-terminal domain-containing protein, protein MSFLRGLNRALGAEMERDPSVCVFGEDIGVAVSNVTVGLLKRFGPERVIDMPISEQAFTSVATGAAMAGARPVIEFQIPSLLYLVFEQIANQAHKFSLMTGGQLKVPVTYLLPSSGSRTGWAGQHSDHPYSLFAHVGVKTVVPATPTDAYGLLLTAIRDDDPVIVFAPAGAVGQREDVDFDALGPVPLGVGRLHRHGSDVTVVAVGHLVHDAIAVADELADVISVEVFDPRTLYPFDWAGLAASLERTGRLVVIDDSNRTCGIGGEILATAAEEMRLIAAPKRITRPDGAVLPFARGLDLAVQPSRAQLRAAVEAVVKS, encoded by the coding sequence ATGTCCTTTCTGCGTGGGCTGAACCGGGCGCTGGGTGCGGAGATGGAACGCGATCCGTCGGTGTGCGTGTTCGGCGAGGACATCGGCGTGGCGGTCAGCAATGTCACCGTCGGGTTGCTCAAGCGCTTCGGCCCCGAACGGGTCATCGACATGCCGATCTCGGAACAGGCCTTCACCAGCGTGGCGACCGGCGCGGCGATGGCCGGGGCGCGACCGGTGATCGAGTTCCAGATACCGTCCCTGCTCTATCTGGTCTTCGAGCAGATCGCCAACCAGGCTCACAAGTTCTCGCTGATGACCGGTGGTCAGCTCAAGGTCCCGGTCACCTACCTGCTGCCGAGTTCGGGCTCGCGCACCGGCTGGGCCGGGCAGCATTCAGACCACCCCTACAGCCTGTTCGCCCACGTCGGCGTCAAGACGGTGGTGCCGGCGACCCCGACGGACGCCTACGGGCTGCTGCTCACCGCCATCCGCGACGACGACCCGGTGATCGTCTTCGCGCCGGCCGGAGCGGTGGGCCAGCGAGAGGACGTCGACTTCGACGCGCTGGGGCCGGTGCCGCTGGGTGTCGGCCGGCTGCACCGGCACGGCTCCGACGTGACGGTGGTCGCGGTCGGACACCTCGTGCACGATGCGATCGCGGTCGCTGACGAGCTCGCTGACGTCATCTCGGTGGAAGTCTTCGACCCCCGCACCCTGTACCCGTTCGACTGGGCGGGCCTGGCCGCCTCACTGGAGCGCACCGGGCGGCTGGTGGTGATCGATGACTCCAACCGGACCTGTGGCATCGGGGGCGAGATTCTGGCGACCGCGGCTGAGGAGATGCGGTTGATCGCCGCGCCCAAGCGGATCACCCGGCCCGACGGCGCGGTGCTGCCCTTCGCCCGCGGCCTGGACCTGGCGGTGCAACCCAGCCGTGCGCAACTGCGGGCCGCGGTCGAGGCCGTGGTCAAGAGCTGA
- a CDS encoding thiamine pyrophosphate-dependent dehydrogenase E1 component subunit alpha, with protein MADSAELYRTVRLIRRFEERAIEMVRSGMIPGGIHPYIGQEAIAAGVCGALRADDVITSTHRGHGHVLAKGADPIRMLAELAGRETGLNRGRGGSMHAADVTVGIYGANAIVGAAAAIATGAAWWQRRAGSDRVAVTFFGDGAVNQGVLLEALNLASLWHAPVLFICENNGFATSTRVSQSTAGSITGRAEAFGIPAQTVDGMDPELVLAVASAAVSRARAGDGPTFLECLTYRFDAHHTWEHIARPRYRTAEEVAAGVIRDPLEIQGARVPEQVRAEIDAEIEALLDEAQRFTAASPEPDPAGALDYLYADGMRGRAGVS; from the coding sequence ATGGCCGACTCGGCCGAGCTCTACCGGACGGTGCGGCTGATCCGCCGGTTCGAGGAGCGCGCGATCGAGATGGTGCGCAGCGGCATGATCCCCGGCGGCATCCATCCCTACATCGGCCAGGAGGCGATCGCCGCGGGCGTCTGCGGCGCGCTGCGGGCCGACGACGTCATCACCAGCACCCACCGCGGGCACGGCCACGTGCTGGCCAAGGGCGCCGATCCGATCCGGATGCTGGCTGAGCTGGCCGGCCGCGAGACCGGGCTCAACCGCGGACGCGGCGGCTCGATGCACGCCGCCGACGTGACTGTCGGTATTTATGGGGCAAACGCCATCGTGGGCGCGGCCGCCGCGATCGCGACCGGCGCGGCCTGGTGGCAGCGCCGCGCCGGCAGCGACCGGGTCGCCGTCACGTTCTTCGGCGATGGCGCGGTCAACCAGGGGGTGCTGCTCGAAGCGCTGAACCTGGCCTCGCTGTGGCACGCGCCGGTCCTGTTCATCTGCGAGAACAACGGCTTCGCGACCTCGACGCGGGTGAGCCAGTCGACTGCCGGGTCGATCACCGGTCGTGCCGAGGCGTTCGGCATCCCGGCCCAGACGGTCGACGGGATGGACCCGGAGCTGGTGCTGGCCGTCGCGTCGGCCGCCGTCAGCCGGGCCCGGGCCGGAGACGGCCCGACGTTCCTGGAATGCCTGACCTACCGCTTCGACGCCCATCACACCTGGGAGCACATCGCCCGCCCGCGTTACCGGACGGCCGAGGAGGTCGCCGCCGGGGTGATCCGCGATCCATTGGAAATCCAGGGCGCGCGGGTGCCCGAGCAGGTCCGGGCCGAGATCGACGCCGAGATCGAGGCGCTGCTGGACGAGGCCCAGCGGTTCACAGCCGCCAGTCCCGAGCCTGATCCGGCCGGAGCGCTGGACTACCTCTACGCCGATGGCATGCGCGGCCGGGCGGGGGTCAGCTGA
- a CDS encoding cytochrome P450 translates to MTVASELRHYPFEPFTGDISDELIDMLETNPISRVILPDGREAWLVLDYASCCTALSDPRFSRIPLGATGLPDTSGPRDLNMDGPPHASLRRVASRPFTARRMDSYRPRVQRIVDELVDAMIAGGQPADLVSSLVAPLPLLVVCEVLGVPAEDRRRFYGWLAGLNSVMAYGSTDAQNAQQELRVYLGEQLVVKRKTPGDDLLSAWSADQSTHQLTDTELIELAMGVLVGGIEINSSATGLRALFQHPEQLAKLLADPSKAAATADEVLRYTTVSNLFRVQVVAEDVELGGVALRAGDCLMALPWLGNRDPKFFPDPNVFDIDRVQPVPHLTFGFGPHFCLGSALGKMQVELAIGTVLRRLPTLAPAIPLEELPWRHDRVNCGIAEFPVVW, encoded by the coding sequence ATGACCGTCGCTTCAGAGCTGCGGCACTACCCGTTTGAACCCTTCACCGGCGACATCTCTGACGAGCTGATCGACATGCTGGAGACCAACCCGATCAGCAGGGTGATCCTGCCCGACGGCCGGGAGGCCTGGCTGGTGTTGGACTACGCCAGCTGCTGCACCGCCCTGTCCGATCCTCGGTTCTCCCGGATCCCGCTGGGCGCCACCGGGCTGCCCGACACCAGCGGCCCGCGCGACCTGAACATGGACGGCCCGCCGCACGCCAGCCTGCGACGGGTCGCCAGCCGGCCGTTCACCGCGCGGCGGATGGACTCCTACCGGCCGAGGGTGCAGCGGATCGTCGACGAGCTCGTGGACGCGATGATCGCCGGCGGTCAGCCGGCGGACCTGGTGAGCTCGCTGGTGGCCCCGCTGCCGCTGCTGGTCGTGTGCGAGGTGCTGGGCGTTCCCGCCGAGGACCGGCGGCGGTTCTACGGCTGGCTCGCGGGCCTGAACTCGGTGATGGCCTACGGCTCGACCGATGCCCAGAATGCCCAGCAGGAGCTACGGGTCTATCTCGGCGAGCAGCTGGTGGTCAAGCGGAAGACCCCGGGCGATGACCTGCTGTCGGCGTGGTCGGCAGACCAGAGCACGCATCAGCTGACTGACACCGAGCTGATCGAGCTGGCCATGGGAGTGCTGGTCGGCGGCATCGAGATCAACTCCAGCGCCACCGGCCTGCGCGCGCTGTTCCAGCATCCGGAGCAGCTGGCCAAGCTGCTGGCCGACCCGAGCAAGGCGGCGGCGACCGCTGATGAGGTGCTGCGTTACACCACGGTCAGCAACCTGTTCCGGGTGCAGGTGGTGGCCGAGGACGTGGAGCTGGGTGGCGTGGCCCTGCGCGCCGGTGACTGCCTGATGGCGTTGCCGTGGCTGGGAAACCGCGATCCCAAGTTCTTTCCCGACCCGAATGTCTTCGACATCGACCGGGTGCAGCCCGTGCCCCATCTGACGTTCGGGTTCGGCCCGCACTTCTGCCTGGGCAGCGCGCTGGGCAAGATGCAGGTCGAGCTGGCGATCGGCACGGTGCTGCGGCGGCTGCCGACGCTCGCGCCGGCGATACCGCTGGAGGAGTTGCCCTGGCGCCATGACCGGGTCAACTGCGGCATCGCCGAGTTCCCGGTGGTTTGGTAG